The following nucleotide sequence is from uncultured Draconibacterium sp..
GTGTATTCGGTGGCCAGCGGATTGGATTATCCCGGTGTGGGACCAGAGCACAGTATGCTAAAAGATATGGGCAAGGTAACATATGGTGTTGCCGACGATGCCGAAACCATCGACGCCTTTTACGAATTAAGTCGACTGGAAGGAATTATTCCGGCATTGGAAAGTGCACATGCTGTGGCTTACAGTTTAAAACTGGCAAAAAAGAACCAGCAAAAATCTATCCTCATCAACCTAAGCGGTCGTGGCGATAAAGACATCGACTTTGTGGTTGACAAATATGGATTACCCGACTAAGAAGACTTCTGATAAACATATTGAAAAGTCCGGTTTCGCCGGACTTTTTTTATATAAGTCTAATAATTAATTGCAAAAAGTGCTTCAAAATTTACAGACTCACCCTGATTGTGCCTTCGACACAATCGTCCCTCTCTTTGCAAAGAGAGGGAATGAGGGAGAGTTAGCTGATTCTTGTTTACTTTCATTCCTTTTGAAAGACTGATTCGTTAACACACCGTTCGAGTCGGGAATTTCATGTAATCGAAACCTTACTTGTTGGCACCTGCTTTTGCTCCATTCTTTCGGTAGGCCACTACCAGAAAAATGGTTGCAACTATGATGAGGAATAATCCGGGTCTCCATTCAAGAGCCTGTCTTGTACTCCACCCCAAAACACCTGCTAAATAAAGGATTAAACAAACCAGTTGCGCTAAAATATATTTCATTTTATTTTTTATCAGCCCCAACGAATTAGCAACTACGATCAATCCAAGCGAGATACTGGTAATACTAAGTAACCAGTTTTGTAAGTGGTAATCATTAAAAAATGTATAGCCTGACCAGCCGGTAAAGGTTCGGTAAGTTCTTTCGCCATCCACAAACATTTTAAAACGTCTGGTCCATCCTAAAAAAGTGCCAACAAAAATCAGCACTGTTAGAAATGCTGACCACAGCACGTATTTGTTTAGCGGTGTTTTCTCCGGTTCAATCCCGTCGATACCTAAAACATCAAACAGCAAGTCAAGCGTTTTTCTTCTTGGGGTCGTCTCATTATTTTCGATTCGTTGAATGGTTCTTAAATTAACTTTTGCGTGTTCCGCCAAATCTTCCTGGGTCCAACCTTGTTTTAATCTGCTTTCTTTAATCCTTTTTCCTGGTTCGTTCATGAATTGTGAAGTTTAATTTTTTGAGGCAAAAGTAATTCCGAATCCCCTATTTGGTAGCGATTTTTTGACGGCATTTTGACGGCATTTGCTGATTTATCGGTATTCTGAAATGCTTTGGTGGTATTGGACATCTGCAAGTTGTTGTTACGCCACTGGAGTGTCACGAAACTTCGGGAGGTGCGAGCGCGAGTTAGTTACCCAATAGCACTTCCTGTTTTTTCGATTTTCTCATTGTCATGCTAATCCAGATAAACATCAAGAAAAACAAAACCATACCTGCAATGCATAGCAGGTTGATTGTTTTTAGCTTATTAAGGATTTTTGCATTTTCATTACCTTTCGCGTCACCTGCTCCAACGGAAATTTTTGTTGCCTCAAGTTTTTCGAGTAAAACAATGTTGTCACTTAAGTTAAGTTGTTTTAAAGCTATGTTATTATCATTTGCCATTTCCAGCTTCTCTACACGCGGTATGTAGTTTCTCATATATTTCGTATAAAACGAAAAGGAGAATCCTAAAACTGATACAATCAATAAAATAATAAAGGTTTTGTTTTTTGTCATAGTTGTTTTTTGTTGCAGTAATCGAACAAATTATAACTTCTGCTTTTTCAATTTTGGTTTAAACACCGATATAAAAACAGCTACGATAAGCGTAGAGGTCATACATACACCCATTATCAGGTGGTTGTTAGCATACCAGTTGTAATCCGCATTCTGAAGGGCTTTCAGTCCAAGTTCTCCCGATATTTTTACGGTTTCTTCAATCCACGGACCGGAAAACAGTGTTCCCAGCACGATAATAAGAACCGTAATAATCCATTTAAAAATTAACCAGCCATGCTTAAAATATCCCCATTTGGTAAATTGCGAATACATCCATCCGCTTAGAAGGCAGGTTATGGCAGCGGGTACCAACAGCTTCATATCGATAAAATGAATAATCCTGTTCAACAAGTGCAGCTGGCCTCCTGTAGAAAGATCATTGCCTAAAAAATGAATTAGAAACATTACCGCCCCGGTAGTTATCCAAACTCCGGCTGCAATAACATGAATTGATTTTAACCACTTTTTCTGTTTTACTGTTAATTCGGCCATTGGTATTAGTTTGTATAGTTGTTGGTATTTCAAGTAATTGTTTCAACTCGTTTAATAGAATTTCGACCAGGGAACGGATTACAAATCCAGCGGGGACTTTAAATTTATTGCGAGTGCCCTGCCATTAACACTTTTACTCGCATTATTATAAAGAACGAAAAAAAATATCTGATACGTATTATTCGACACTTGCATCGAGTATATGGATATCATTTCCCATATTGGCATGAAATGAATTATTTAAGCAAATTGCTAACATTTATGCTTGTATTGCATTCTATTGTTTTTATAATATTGCTATCAAAACATTTATAATAGCAAAAATTAGATTCGCTATAAATCCATATTTTATATATTTTGAATTTCTTTCATTTAGCTTGTTTGCTTTAATATTCGATTCGGCTAATCTTATTTCTATGCTACTTTCATAATTTAGCTTTTCAAAAGATTCAAATTTCCATCCCTTGTCTGTAAGTCTATAAGAATAAGAACCAAGATCAACTATTAACCCAATATCTTTTAATCCTCCGATTACGGGGAATCTATTGTTTTCTAAATCTTTTATGCTTTTCGACAAATTGCTTTTGGTCATTGAGCCATTATTTTGCTTCATTAAATCAATTACCATTGTAGCCATTTGTTCATGTATCTTATTCATCTGTAATTATTCTTTATTTAAACTGAATGATAACTATATTATCTATACGTAAAAACCTTCTTATAATCGCTAAACCGCTAGTTATTGTAAGGTTTTTGTGTTTTTATACAAGCTGTTTTTTTGCGTATTCAATGATACAGGAATTTTTGGTTCATTAAAACTAAACATATTTTTTATGTTTTATGCAATGACACTTCCTGATTGTTTCATTTTACAACATTTCTGCGAAATCAGCGACGAATTTCTTCCTTAGTCAATTCTGAAGTATCCATCTTATCTGTTTTTTTAAACTTATGGCTTAACGTTTAGAATAAGAACAGTAGCCTATTCCTTTCAAGTTACAAGAATGTTTTAGCGGGCCAAAACCCTTGAATTCTGAACTAACCCGGCTATTATTATACATTGTTGTGCTTTCGTTTTTTAAATATTGAATGATAATTTGATTCCTTCTGTAATCATTCCTGTTCCAAGTATAGCAAGGATTAGCCCCATTAATTTACCTACTACTGAGATCAAGTTTGGCCCCACTTTTTCTACGATTTTTTCGCTGAAAATAAAGGCTACATAAGTTAGAAAAATAAGTGTCGCAAAAATTGTGATGACGATTCCAATGTGTACAAAATCTGCATTGGTAACACTATTCATTGCGGCGATAATAGTTCCAGGCCCCGCCAATATAGGAATAGCTAATGGGGAAATAGCAAGGTTGTTATTACCTCCTGCATTATTTTGGTGCATTTTGGGCTTTCGAGACATAAGCATTTCAAAACCCACATAAAATATCAGAATGCCACCTGTTATTTTGAATGCAGGAATAGTAATTCCAAACATCTCAAAAATATATTTTCCAGCAACAACAAAAGTGGCGACAATAATAAAAGCCGTAATTGTTCCTGTTCGGGCAATTTTCTTTTTATTTTCTTCTGTTTCACCTTCTACAAGTCCCAAAAAAATTGGAGTGTTTGCAATTGGATTCATAATAGCAAAGAAGCTCATAAATACTGTCAGAGCATAGGTAAATAAATTTTCCATATAGGTTATTTTGTAATAATCTATTTCTAAATTAGTTAAAATCGTGCGGTCTGTGAAACTCCACAAAATGAAACACAACTGGTAAGCATCATCATTGTTGTTATATCGCTTAAAACATCTGAAAAAATGTTGTAATACACCCAATATGGCTGTAAAATTCACTTATTATATTATTCTCATATTCAGATGCTATTTCAGAGTGTGTATACAATGGTTTTTGTTTTGGTGCATTAAAACTATACATTTTTTTATGTTTCGTGCAATAAACGCTGTAAAACAATTCTCCTAATCGTTGGTGCACCCCGAAGCTTAGGGATTTCAACCAGCCAGGCTGCTTTCTATTTTTGCTATATACTTTTTTTCTTTGTTTTTCATTCTTCGCTCCTATGCTACCCCTGCCCCCTAAAGGGGAAGTCCGGCACACATTAGCCAATCCATCAACAATCTCAAATCGTTAATCTTCATTCGTCAATCTTCTTCATCCCACTCATTCACCCAAACACTCAGAGGTAAAAATTGACAAACTGATAAATTGACAAATTGTTAACTGAGAACTGTGACTGAGAACTGTGACTGAGAACTGAGACTGAGAACTGAGACTAAAAACTGAAACAGATCTCTCCTCCCCCGAAGTTTCGGGGCTAGTCGAGATGACATTACTTTTGCCTTTTTACTTTCGCCTTGTCCCCCTTCCTGTATTAATTTAAGACTAACTCCACCCTAACTTGTTGATCGCTTAACACATGGTATCAATTATTTGTCTACGTTTGCACTCCCTTAGAAAAAGGGCTAAAAATTGAAAACAGAATTATAGAATGATTACAGTATCGAATTTAAGAATACAATTTGGGAAACGCATACTATTTCAGGACGTTAACATGAAGTTTACGGCCGGAAACTGCTATGGCGTTATCGGGGCAAACGGAGCAGGAAAATCAACCTTTTTAAAAGCAATCTCGGGGCAGATCGACGCTACTGCAGGACGTATTTCGCTGGAACCCGGCGAGCGGCTTTCGGTGTTAAGTCAGGACCACTTTGCTTTTGATGAGTTTAATGTTCTGGATACTGTAATGAAAGGTCACGCCGAGCTTTGGGATCTGATGAAAGAAAAAGATGCCCTTTATATGAAACCTGATTTTTCGGAAGCAGACGGAATTTTAGCCGGTGAGCTGGAAGAAAAGTTTGGCGACATGGGCGGATGGAATGCCGAAAGTGATGCAGCTACATTGTTGAGCAACCTTGGCATAAAAGAAGAATACCACTACACGCTGATGAAAGACATGAGCGGTAACCAAAAAGTGCGTGTTTTGCTGGCACAGGCATTATTCGGAAATCCCGATAACCTGTTGCTCGATGAGCCGACCAACGACCTCGACCTGGAAACCGTTGTTTGGCTGGAGAATTACCTGGCCAATTACGAGAATACCGTGTTGGTGGTATCGCACGACCGTCACTTCCTGGATGCCATTTCAACCCACACAATAGATATTGATTACGGCGATATAAAAATGTTTGCCGGAAACTACAGTTTCTGGTACCAGAGTAGCCAGCTGGCACTGCGTCAGCAGCAGGCACAAAACAAAAAAGCCGAGGAGAAGAAGAAAGAACTGCAGGAGTTTATTTCGCGTTTTAGTGCTAACGTGGCTAAATCGAAACAAACTACCAGCCGTAAAAAAATGCTGGAGAAACTGAATGTGGAAGATATTCAGCCATCGACACGAAAATACCCGGGAATTATTTTTAACCCTGAGCGTGAAGCCGGCGACCGCATTCTGGATGTGGAAAACCTGAGTGCCAGCACCGAAGGAACCATCCTTTTTAAAGACGTGGAATTCACTGCACAAAAAGGAGAAAAAATTGTATTTCTGTCGCGCGACCACCGTGCAATGACCGCCTTTTTCGAGATCATTAACGGAAACCGCGAAGCCGACTCGGGAACTTACCAGTGGGGACAAACCATTACATCGGCATATTTACCTATTGACAACTCGGAGTTTTTCGATAGTGACATGACTTTGTTCGACTGGTTGTGCCAGTTTACTACCGACACTACCGAAATTTATATTCGCGGCTATTTGGGAAGAATGTTGTTTGCCGGCGATGAGATCTATAAAAAAGTAAACGTACTATCAGGAGGTGAGAAAATGCGCTGTATGATTGCCAAAATGCAGTTGCTCGATGCCAACGCGCTTATTTTGGATACACCAACCAACCACCTCGATCTGGAATCGATTCAGGCCTTTAACAACAACCTGATAAAATATCCGGGGAACGTATTTATGTCGTCGCACGACCACGAGTTTATTTCATCGGTGTGTAACCGCATTATTGAATTAACGCCAAATGGCATTATTGATAAACTAATGCCGTACGACGAATATATTGAGGACGAAAAAATTCACGCACTGCGCGAGAAACTTTATACAACTTAATTTGTTTCTTTAATTAATCAGCCCCCCAAATCTTTACCAAAAGTTTTTTACTAAAAGAGATCGACAAATGATTAATCAACAGAGAAAGAATATTAAAACCGGCTTAAACGTTGCCGTTGTAAAAAAAGAACATCAACGATCGGGTGAATTAACCTGTGGTATCGTTAAGAGAATATTGACAAAATCGACCATCCACCCACACGGAATAAAAGTAATGCTCGAAACCGGAGAAGTAGGGCGCGTGCAGAAGATTATGCAGGAGGATTAAGGGACAGGATTGAGGGACTTAATGATTTAATGCGGAAATGCTTTAATGCTTCTTTGTGGTTAGCTCTTTTTGATGCTGGATCCTTGATTCTTGATATTGGATGCTGGAAGGTCTTCCGGTTTTTAGAAAGGAAAATCGTAAAATTGGTCTTATCTCCCGGCGCTTACGCACCGGGCTGTTTTGTTTCGCCCCTTTGGAGCTTTTTGCATACTGCTATTTGCGTACTGCCTACTCATTTACTCAAAAGAAGAAAATTGACAAACTGTCCAATTGAAAAATTGTTAACTGGCAACTGAGACTGTTAACTGAGACTGGCAACTGCGACTGTAAACTGGGACTGTAAACTGAAACAGATTTCTCCTCCCCCGAAGTTTCGGGGCTCGTCGAAATGACAATCACTTTTGCCTTTTTACTTTTACCTTTCGCCTTGCCAACTACTCCACTTCACGGCTGCCATAAAAACGGTCGAGAATAGAGCCATCGTTGGCTTCTTTTGACAGCGACTCGATGGTATTTTTCGGCACGTTGTAAACATCGAGCACAATCAGTCCATCCAGGCAGTTATTAAATTTAGGATCGACATTAAACCCAATTATCTCAGCATTGAGTTTAATATACTTTTTCAGTAATACCGGAAGTCCTGAGTTCTGTTCATCCAAATCGCCAATGGTTTTGTCGAGCCGGTTAATATCGTGCTCCACATTTTCCATCAGCAGATTCAAATCCACATTGTCGCTTTTAAATTTGTAGCTGTTTCGCGGTTTTATATGCTGAGCCATTCGCCAGTTCAAATGGTTCTTCATAATAAACTTAATAATCAGGTCTTTCGACACCTTCGAATAATTATTACTGATACTCACCGGCCCAATCAAGTAACGGTATTCCGGGTTTTTCAGCAGGAAATACAAAATACCTTTCCACAGCAAAAACAATGGCATAGGTTTGCGTTGGTATTCTTTAATTACAAACGAGCGCCCCAGTTCAATGCTTTCCTTTAAAACAGGTTTAAAACTTTCCGAGATACGAAACAGCGAATGCAGGTAAAAGCCTCGCCGGCCGAGCTGTTCCATAATATCTTTGCCTTTCCCCAGTCGATATGCCCCAACAATCCGATTTTCATCTTCGTCCCAGATAAACATCTGGTTGTAGTACAAATCATATTCGTCGATATCAATGCTGCGGTTAGTCCCCTCGCCTACTTCGCGAAAAGTAATCTCCCGCAAGCGACCGATTTCATTCAGAATATTCGGAATCATTGCCGACGGAGCACAATACGCCGTATAATTCTTTAGCGAGAACAGTGTGTGCTTCGATTTTATCAGCTGAATTTCTTTCTGAATTTTTGCCAACGGAACCGGATCGATAATGGCATCGGGTTTTACATTGGCTTTCAGCGCATAATTAAAAAAGCGCCGAACCTCAATATCCGATTCCATGCTGTACGTTTTAGCTCGCAGAAACCGCCCCAGCTGATACACATCTTTATACGTATCCTGTTCGTCAACTTTTATAGGGCTGCCAATTCGCAGTTTTATTTTCTTATGCTTTTTTCGCAAAATCTCCGACGGCAGACGCGCACTTTTTAATGAGGGATTGATTTTGGCCACCAGGTGCAACAAGCGGCTGTTGGTTCCCTGAAAAAGTACCGGAACAACAGGAACACGAGCCATTTTTATAAAATTCACCACCGGAAACTGCCAGACTTTGTCGGTAACACCACCAAAAGGATCTTTTGTGTGCACATCAATGGCCGGGAAAAGACAGAGCACTCCCCCGTCATTCAAATGTGTAACGGCTTCTTTTAATCCGTAATAATTCCCTTGCTCCGAATCATCAAACGGGTTTTCTTCCATAAAATACTCCGAAACAGCATCTATCTTTTTCAACAAATAATTGGCCAGCACTTTAACATCGTTACGTACCAGCGACAGGTATTTTATCAGCAACAAGCCATCGAAACCTCCAAGCGGATGGTTGGCTACAATAATCAGCGGTCCTTCCTTTGGTATTTTTTTTAGCTGCTCTTCGTCAAACTCAATGTCGAACTCAAGCATTTTAATCAGCTCATCAATAAAATCCACCCCACGCTTATCTATTATCTGCTCGTAAATTTTATCCAGCTTTTTAAAACGAAGAATAAACATCAGGAACTTAGCGAAATAATCGCCGTTGGTAGGCGCTGGGTGTTGGTCTTTGAACAAATCCTTTGGCTCTGGTAATTCCATTTATTGCTTTTAAGTTCAAATATGCTGTTTCCCTCAGTTATTTTAAAGACGAACTCAGCTCATTACAAAAATAAAACGATTTTTGAATTAACATCGTTACCTTATTAATACTATACAATTATTTTAAGGTTGCCCTTTTGCGGCTAAAACCAGCAATTTGACAACCATGAAATATTTTTTAATCATATTTGAACTTTCTTTGTTATAAGGGTATAATTTTATTTGATGACAGAAAACAAACTACATATTACAGACTGGCTCCCCACATCGAAGAAAGAGGTAAAACAATTGGGTTGGGAGGAGCTGGATGTAATTTTATTTACCGGCGACGCTTATATTGACCATCCATCGTTTGGAGCAGCCGTTATTGGCCGGGTATTGGAAGCCGAAGGATTGCGAGTAGGAATTGTGCCGCAACCCAACTGGACCGATGATTTACGCGACTTTAAGAAGCTGGGAAAACCGAGGCTGTTTTTTGCTGTTACGGCAGGAAACATGGACTCGATGGTAAACCATTATACGGCAGGAAAACGCAAACGCTCGAACGACGCGTACACGCCGGGCGGGCAAATTGGAAAACGTCCGGATTACGCCACCATTACTTACTCGAAAATATTAAAAGAACTGTATCCCGAAGTGCCGCTGGTAATCGGAGGAATTGAGGCCTCGTTACGCCGTTTAACGCATTACGACTATTGGTCGGATCGTTTAATGCCTTCGATTTTAGCTGATACACAAGCTGATCTTTTATTTTATGGAATGGGCGAAAAATCGATTGTTGATTTTGCGCGGCTGGTAAAACGCGGTATTCCGGTTGAAAGTCTGACTACCATTCCGCAAACTGTTTTTATGACCGATGCCGACGAAGCTTATGCCACCAAGAAAAACTGGGATGAGTTGGAACTGGCCTCGCACGATACCTGTTTGCAGGAAAAGAAAGAGTTTGCACGCAATTTTATGCACATCGAGGAGGAATCGAACAAGATGGAGGCCAAAAAGCTGGTGCAGCGAATAGGAGATAAAAAAGTGGTGGTAAATCCGCCGTGGCCAACTTTTAAGGAAAAAGAGATCGACCGTATTTACGATCTGCCTTACACACGTTTGCCACATCCGCGCTACAATAATAAAGGCGCCATTCCGGCTTACGATATGATCCGGCATTCCATTAACATCCACCGTGGATGTTTTGGCGGTTGTACCTTTTGTACCATTTCGGCGCACCAGGGAAAATTTATTGCCAGCCGTTCAGAGAAATCGGTTTTAAAAGAGGTAGAGAAAGTCACCGAAATGCCCGATTTTAAAGGGTACATTTCCGATTTGGGTGGCCCCTCGGCCAACATGTACAAAATGAAAGGTATTCACGAGGAGATTTGCAGAAAATGTAAACGCCCGTCGTGTATCTTCCCATCGGTTTGTAAAAACCTTGATGTTAGCCATAAAGGGATGCTCGATCTTTATAGAAAAGTCAGAAGCAATCCAAAAGTAAAAAAGGCATTCATCGGGAGTGGCATCCGGTACGATATGATATTGGAGAAAACCAATGATGAAGCGGTAAACGAAACCAATCGGGAATATTTGCGTGAGGTAATCAAACATCACGTTTCGGGAAGGCTAAAAGTGGCGCCGGAACACTCGTCTGACGAAGTACTGAAATTTATGCGAAAACCTTCGTTTAAATTGTTTGAGGAACTAAACCAGGAGTTTATAAAAATAAATAAGGAAGAAAAACTTAACCAGCAGCTGATTCCGTATTTTATTTCGAGCCATCCGGGCAGTAAATCGGAAGACATGGCCAATTTGGCGATCCAGACGAAGGACATGAATTTCAGGTTGGAGCAGGTGCAGGATTTTACACCTACACCAATGACGCTGGCTACTGTGGTTTATTATTCGGGCTACCATCCGTACACAATGGAGCAAATTTATACGGCCCGAAACAAAAACGCTAAAGAACAACAACGCCAGTTCTTTTTCTGGTATAAAAAGGAATTTCGAAATAAAATTATTCGCGACCTAAAAGCAAAAGGCCGCGAAGATTTGGTTAAACAGCTTTTCAGTAAAAAACAAAATAACGACACTAAATGAAGACAATCAGAATGTTAACACTTGCAGTAGCAATTGTGCTATCGGGCTGTGCCGAAGTAATGCAAATTGCCCAGCAAACTCTTGAAGGCGGTGCGCCTCTGACCCAAAATGAAATTGTGGCCGGTTTGAAAGAAGCATTGATAACCGGAACCAACAATTCGGTGGATATTCTTGGTGCGCAAGATGGATACTACAAAGACGAGCTGGTAAAAATTTTACTTCCACCCGAAGCCAACATTATTGTTGAAAATGCCGGGAAAATACCGGGAGGTGAAAAATTGCTCGAAGATGTGTTATTACATATAAATCGTGCCGCTGAAGACGCTG
It contains:
- a CDS encoding helix-turn-helix domain-containing protein → MNEPGKRIKESRLKQGWTQEDLAEHAKVNLRTIQRIENNETTPRRKTLDLLFDVLGIDGIEPEKTPLNKYVLWSAFLTVLIFVGTFLGWTRRFKMFVDGERTYRTFTGWSGYTFFNDYHLQNWLLSITSISLGLIVVANSLGLIKNKMKYILAQLVCLILYLAGVLGWSTRQALEWRPGLFLIIVATIFLVVAYRKNGAKAGANK
- a CDS encoding MarC family protein — translated: MENLFTYALTVFMSFFAIMNPIANTPIFLGLVEGETEENKKKIARTGTITAFIIVATFVVAGKYIFEMFGITIPAFKITGGILIFYVGFEMLMSRKPKMHQNNAGGNNNLAISPLAIPILAGPGTIIAAMNSVTNADFVHIGIVITIFATLIFLTYVAFIFSEKIVEKVGPNLISVVGKLMGLILAILGTGMITEGIKLSFNI
- a CDS encoding ATP-binding cassette domain-containing protein; the encoded protein is MITVSNLRIQFGKRILFQDVNMKFTAGNCYGVIGANGAGKSTFLKAISGQIDATAGRISLEPGERLSVLSQDHFAFDEFNVLDTVMKGHAELWDLMKEKDALYMKPDFSEADGILAGELEEKFGDMGGWNAESDAATLLSNLGIKEEYHYTLMKDMSGNQKVRVLLAQALFGNPDNLLLDEPTNDLDLETVVWLENYLANYENTVLVVSHDRHFLDAISTHTIDIDYGDIKMFAGNYSFWYQSSQLALRQQQAQNKKAEEKKKELQEFISRFSANVAKSKQTTSRKKMLEKLNVEDIQPSTRKYPGIIFNPEREAGDRILDVENLSASTEGTILFKDVEFTAQKGEKIVFLSRDHRAMTAFFEIINGNREADSGTYQWGQTITSAYLPIDNSEFFDSDMTLFDWLCQFTTDTTEIYIRGYLGRMLFAGDEIYKKVNVLSGGEKMRCMIAKMQLLDANALILDTPTNHLDLESIQAFNNNLIKYPGNVFMSSHDHEFISSVCNRIIELTPNGIIDKLMPYDEYIEDEKIHALREKLYTT
- a CDS encoding YwbE family protein; protein product: MINQQRKNIKTGLNVAVVKKEHQRSGELTCGIVKRILTKSTIHPHGIKVMLETGEVGRVQKIMQED
- a CDS encoding GNAT family N-acyltransferase, which codes for MELPEPKDLFKDQHPAPTNGDYFAKFLMFILRFKKLDKIYEQIIDKRGVDFIDELIKMLEFDIEFDEEQLKKIPKEGPLIIVANHPLGGFDGLLLIKYLSLVRNDVKVLANYLLKKIDAVSEYFMEENPFDDSEQGNYYGLKEAVTHLNDGGVLCLFPAIDVHTKDPFGGVTDKVWQFPVVNFIKMARVPVVPVLFQGTNSRLLHLVAKINPSLKSARLPSEILRKKHKKIKLRIGSPIKVDEQDTYKDVYQLGRFLRAKTYSMESDIEVRRFFNYALKANVKPDAIIDPVPLAKIQKEIQLIKSKHTLFSLKNYTAYCAPSAMIPNILNEIGRLREITFREVGEGTNRSIDIDEYDLYYNQMFIWDEDENRIVGAYRLGKGKDIMEQLGRRGFYLHSLFRISESFKPVLKESIELGRSFVIKEYQRKPMPLFLLWKGILYFLLKNPEYRYLIGPVSISNNYSKVSKDLIIKFIMKNHLNWRMAQHIKPRNSYKFKSDNVDLNLLMENVEHDINRLDKTIGDLDEQNSGLPVLLKKYIKLNAEIIGFNVDPKFNNCLDGLIVLDVYNVPKNTIESLSKEANDGSILDRFYGSREVE
- a CDS encoding YgiQ family radical SAM protein translates to MTENKLHITDWLPTSKKEVKQLGWEELDVILFTGDAYIDHPSFGAAVIGRVLEAEGLRVGIVPQPNWTDDLRDFKKLGKPRLFFAVTAGNMDSMVNHYTAGKRKRSNDAYTPGGQIGKRPDYATITYSKILKELYPEVPLVIGGIEASLRRLTHYDYWSDRLMPSILADTQADLLFYGMGEKSIVDFARLVKRGIPVESLTTIPQTVFMTDADEAYATKKNWDELELASHDTCLQEKKEFARNFMHIEEESNKMEAKKLVQRIGDKKVVVNPPWPTFKEKEIDRIYDLPYTRLPHPRYNNKGAIPAYDMIRHSINIHRGCFGGCTFCTISAHQGKFIASRSEKSVLKEVEKVTEMPDFKGYISDLGGPSANMYKMKGIHEEICRKCKRPSCIFPSVCKNLDVSHKGMLDLYRKVRSNPKVKKAFIGSGIRYDMILEKTNDEAVNETNREYLREVIKHHVSGRLKVAPEHSSDEVLKFMRKPSFKLFEELNQEFIKINKEEKLNQQLIPYFISSHPGSKSEDMANLAIQTKDMNFRLEQVQDFTPTPMTLATVVYYSGYHPYTMEQIYTARNKNAKEQQRQFFFWYKKEFRNKIIRDLKAKGREDLVKQLFSKKQNNDTK